A stretch of DNA from Malus sylvestris chromosome 9, drMalSylv7.2, whole genome shotgun sequence:
TGGAAAGAGTGAGAAATTGAGGGTTTTGCCAAGAATTAGAGGCGAGTTTTGGGAATTAGGGTATGAGATTTCCCTTTCGTGTGTGGATTGGACTTGGAAAATTGGGGTTGATTTAGGAAAGAAGACGAAACGCGTCCGACTGTGTATGGCGGTGTATGTACTGATGCAGGACGCGCGTAGTAAAGGATTGGCAGGTATTTTCGTGGAATAAAATCAGGTTTTACCACTTAATATTACGATCTAGTACTCATAAGTAACATGTCTTATGTTCGATTTTCGtaatttaaaccatattattgttaacCTATCATGAGATTTATCCCACTCACCTActccttaatgtaaataattttgtttgttaacaAAAAAAGGGGTTTGTGCAACTGTTATGCTAtttgtttttgagaattttaatATATTCTACACTAATCGAGATTAAGAGATGGGAAGAGAGTTTGAATCTGAGCCGTAGTGTATTGAAGATGAAGACATTGTAAATAGTCTAGTGCCAGTTTGGTAATGCTTAAATTTTTGTAAAAGCAGAGGTagaaaaaagttggattcaaaatTATGTTTGACAACCGAGCAAAATTATGAATAATTTAGTACTAATTTGGTACTGCCTAAACCTTAAATGTTTATGGTATTAAGACAATTTGAATTCCGTCGATTACTAATCTcatatttaatttaacaaaattttatccttttaaccaaaaaaataaataaataaaacgggACCAGGCGCCACGGCCTTATTACAGCAACCGGGAAAGTCGTTATCAAGGTCCAAACTCCAAGAAAACAACCATGGCCCACATGTTAAAGATTCGTACGATTATAACCAATCAAACCGCAGGACAGCCCGAGGAACAAAGATTCTTCCGTGCACCTCATCGCGGGCAACAAAAATCTCTCCTCCCCCTCTTTCTCTACAGTCTACCCCCATCGGATTTAGACTTTTGGCAAAAGACGCAGAGAGCTTCGACTCGTCTCTCTCACTGCCACCCAGCTCCTCCCTGTCTCCCGCCAGCTCAATCACCACCGCCGGCGTGATCTACGGCTCTGATTCAATCTCAATCCCCCGGCTTCCCGCGGAATTGGGGGTTTGTAGTTTTCTCTTTTCGTACTGTACTGCATAGGGTTTGTTGTTGGAGCTAAAAAATTGATGGTTTtgagattaattttttaattttttttaattatactgtttattaattttttaatataacctCAACTCATGtgccttgaattttttttttggtgtatttttaattatttgttgtaGTTCTAGCTTTTAATTACTACAtcctctgtttggttgctgagaaagtgTGAGAAAATTGCGTAATTGAGTCCCAAATTTTCTGTTTGCTTTAGTTTCATTTTCCTGGAACCTCACTGAACCGAGCTAATCATTTGACTCAATGGTTAATTTGTTTAAagttatgaacctttgttttttCAAGCTAAAATTTATATTTCTGGGTAATGGGTGGTAATTTTTGTTCTTCTGAGTaatatatagacaaaaagattTGGAATTTTATTTATGTGTCTCATTACTCTTTctgtatttaaattttttattttcttttcgaaAACAGTAACAAATTTTGAAATATTAGTAGCAGAGCCGCTTCACCTACTTAATATGCTTAACcaaatcaaaacaatatatatatatatatatgcatgtatataCACACGCCCGCACACATGTAATATGCATATACACGCACATCCATTCACATTGATAACCTAGGACTAGGAGTTTCGTGTCGTCTTTCATTTCTTCTGAAAACCAGACAATTATGGTGTTTGTGATCTTCGTTTAGCTAAATTGGGACTCGGGACATTTCCTTATGACTGCTCTGATCTATTCTGCAGCTAGCAAGTCCTGACCGCGACATTCTTTTCCGTGCTTTAAACGATCAGAGTTGAACAACCTGCTGTATTGGAGTTTTTTTTGAGACGGAGGTAAACTGTGATGGTGGCATCCTGAGCTGAGTTGCAGGCCGCTGTGATACAAGAATCAAGTTCACATGATTCCTTTAGGGGACGATGGGACAGATAAAGTTGCTTCTGATATAGTACAGAAGAAAGAGAGTTCTGATAGTGAAATTCATGTGCCACATCAAGCTCCTAATAAGGGGATCTGTCCGTTGCAATCAGATCATAAAGGGACTGCTCAATTTCTAACACCTGAGAAAGCGTCACAGGTGCCTGATGGAGTTGTTACTGCGTCACAAGCAAATCAAGAAGGAAGTGCTTCCTCTTTAACATCTGAGAAAACCCCACAAACTCCTGAAACCGCTGCACTTGCCTTGCGATCTGCTCAAGAAGGAACCACTCCATCTACTACACTTAAGAGAGTGTTAGACGATGGTTATCACTGGAGAAAATACGGCCAGAAATTTGTTAAGGGAAATTCATATGTAAGAAGTTACTACAGATGTACGCATCCAAAATGTGAAGTGAAGAAGCAAGTGGAACGTGCACTTAGTGGCCAGATAACAGATACTGTATACTTTGGTGAGCATGAACATCCTAAACTCCAAAGTGTCCCAGTAGCTGTTAGTTTTGTTGTGTCCATTGTTGAGGACGAAAGACCAAAAGTGCTTTTGTTAACTGATGTTGAAGGTGAGAATGAAACTTAGTTGTTATCTAGATATGGTTCTTACAATGCCAAatcttgtttaatttatttgatgacCTTGTATTTGAAGACAAGTCGTCAAATGTGCTTGGGCACGAATCTAACCAGATTGAGCCAGTAGATCCTCCACAGCTTTCAAGCGTTGCAGTTACTGAAGCCGTGCAGGGTGTGCTCTCTCAGTCAAATAGACCGAGAGATGGCGATCCTGACCCTAAAAGACAGTATGTTCTTGCAATAGCTATTGTGAATTTTCGTGTACTGGTATATTATACTTACCTTTGTTTTACTGATATTGGAAAATAAATATCAGGAAGAAGGCAAAACATAATGGCAACTCATTACCGGTGGATAAGCCAGCTGTTGAACCACGTATGGTTGTTCAGACTATGAGTGAGGTTGATATAGTGAGTGATGGGTACAGATGGCGCAAATACGGGCAGAAATTAGTAAAAGGCAATCCAAATCCAAGGTATAATCAGTTTAATGCTTCCATGTATTGACGCTTTATATGAGGCGTCAGGCGTGCACCTAAATTGCCACTCTGCTCATTTGTAAATGCGTAGATCACATACGACATTCTTTTCCTTCCTTCATGTAACTTACGTATGCTTCTCTAGTCTTTTATCTTGCTCCTGGGATAAACTAGAAGAATTAGATATTATTAGACAATAGTCAGTATCTGTGAGCTCTGTTCAAACGTGTCCTGCTTCGTGTTTTATTTAGTTTAGTCTTGTTTGGTGTTAGTCTAGAATGATATGAAACAGAATTGGTTTGTGTTTCGAAGTTCTCAGTTAATTTATTTGGCATTCTTTTATTTGTCGTAGTTTATATGGTATATTTTTGCTGACTCTCCTCTGCGTCTGCACTTGCATTATGTAGGAGTTACTACAGATGCTCAAATCCTGGATGCCCTGTTAAGAAACATGTAGAGAGGGCGTCTCATGATTCAAAAGTCGTAATAGCCACATATGAGGGGCAACATGATCATGATATGCCCCCGACAAGGACTGTGACCCATAATACAGCAGCATCAAACGTGTTTACGACAGCCCGCATTTGTGAGTCTGGCACTATACCCGAAGGGAATGCTGTATGCCGCGATACTAGCCCAGAACATGAAGTTAAACTAAGCAAGCAACGGAACGATGAGTCAAAAACTAAACCAAGTGATGTTGCTGGCTCAGATATGGTCGTTGATTCTGATCTAGGCTCCGAAAGAACACTACATGATCAATCGGTTGCCGAAGCATGTACGACAACGGAAGGCGACCCCCCTTACATGATTGTTTGCAGAGCAAATCAAAAGAAAACTATTGAGATGGGAATTAAGTCAGAAGGCGTTGATATGGTGGTTTGCGACAATCTGCGTCCGGAAAGTAATCCACCGGAGCAAGAAAAGCCGAAAGCAGAACCTGTTGACAGTTAACCTGCAATGCTGGATCTAGATTCATCGACACCCTAAATAATGAATTAATGCATCAGGACATGCCTGGTGCTAGGGTTCATCTTATTCATTCTTCCTCTTGTTTTCGTCTCCGGAGAGGATGCTCTGGGTCGGGATTGGAGGGTAGGATTTGGCGGAATGCCAATAATGTCCGACAGCGGATTGGAAGGTTAACAGAAGTTGtgtaaattattttatatagATTGAATGACCTCAAAGATGTAGGGATTAGACTAAGGAAGGAGGACTCTCATGTCATGTTAGTACTTGATATATGAAAAGTTGGTTGTGCTAATGTTATTCACGAACCCTAATCGTTTAGTTTACTTGAATAGTTTTGGTCTCGTAGTCTCAGTTGTTgcgatttaaattttttagtttACTAATTGTTGCAATTCAAGAATAATAGCTCAAGAACGCCACCTTAACGGAATTAGCACATAAGTTGCCATTTGAGTGCAAGTAGTTGATTGCTCTGGCGGATAGGGCTTTCCTCTTTTAACCCACAACGTCCTGGATTCAGACCCTCCCTCTCCCTTTGCGAAGAATGTTGCTTGTaccaaaagggaaaaaaatattGGAGTTCAGTCTGCGACGCTTGTACTGAAAGGAAAATATTGGAGTTTAGTCCGTGACGAGTAAATCTACAGAGACCAAAGTGGAACTTCACTCAAACTAAAATTCCTCTACCTTCAAACCCAAGTAACtattatttgaataaggaaaacaaagctCCCAAACAACCACTTTCTTTCAATTCTCTTTATTTGATGGTATTGGATTTAAACTTCCTCAAGAAAAAGGtaggaagaaaaaaagcaaAGCATTTGTGCCAATTACTCAGACAACCATGTACAAACCAATGCCTTATGAAATcaaagttctctctctctctctctctctctctctctctctctctaaaacagATGACTTCGATTTTATCAAGTGTACACAGCTGATGCCACCCTTTTTATAAGCAGTTGGCAGCTTACAAGTGCAAAAGAACACA
This window harbors:
- the LOC126582626 gene encoding WRKY transcription factor 1-like translates to MIPLGDDGTDKVASDIVQKKESSDSEIHVPHQAPNKGICPLQSDHKGTAQFLTPEKASQVPDGVVTASQANQEGSASSLTSEKTPQTPETAALALRSAQEGTTPSTTLKRVLDDGYHWRKYGQKFVKGNSYVRSYYRCTHPKCEVKKQVERALSGQITDTVYFGEHEHPKLQSVPVAVSFVVSIVEDERPKVLLLTDVEDKSSNVLGHESNQIEPVDPPQLSSVAVTEAVQGVLSQSNRPRDGDPDPKRQKKAKHNGNSLPVDKPAVEPRMVVQTMSEVDIVSDGYRWRKYGQKLVKGNPNPRSYYRCSNPGCPVKKHVERASHDSKVVIATYEGQHDHDMPPTRTVTHNTAASNVFTTARICESGTIPEGNAVCRDTSPEHEVKLSKQRNDESKTKPSDVAGSDMVVDSDLGSERTLHDQSVAEACTTTEGDPPYMIVCRANQKKTIEMGIKSEGVDMVVCDNLRPESNPPEQEKPKAEPVDS